The genomic region ACCTCAACGAGGGGTTCTCGGGCGGGGAGAAGAAGCGCAACGAGATTCTGCAGATGGCCATCATGGAGCCGGAGGTGGCCATCCTCGACGAGACCGACTCCGGGCTCGACATCGACGCCCTCCGGGTGGTCGCAAGGGGTGTGCAGGAGGTGCGGGCCGCCCGCCCCGAGCTCGGGGTGCTGCTGATCACCCACTACCAGCGCATCCTTTCCGAGCTGCGGCCGGATCGGGTGCACATCCTCATCGACGGGCGGCTGGTCGCCTCGGGCGGTCCCGAGCTGGCTGGCCGGCTCGAGGAAGAGGGCTACGACGCATGGCGCGCCTAGGGCCGGCCCGGGAGGTCGGCCGGGAGGACAGCCCGCAGGCGCCTCAGCGCCTGGAAGCGGGCCGGGACGAGAGATCGCAGGCGCATCGGCATCTGGGGCAGATGGACAGGGTCGACTCCGTCGACGGCGGGCTCCTCAGGGCCGACTTCCCGGTCCTCGACCGTCCACGCGAAGGTCCTCGCCTCGTTTATCTCGACTCGGCCTCCTCGTCCCAGAAGCCGCGTGCCGTCCTGGAGACCATGGACGCCTACTACGAGTCGACCTACGCCAACGTCCACCGGGGCCTGTACTCGATCGCCGAGGAGTCCGACCGACTGTTCGCCGAGGCCCGGGGCAAGATCGGCCGCTTCATCGGCGCACCGGCGCCCGACCGTGAGGTCGTCTTCACCAAGAACGCCACCGAGTCGCTGAACCTCGTGGCCCAGGCGTGGGGACGCCGCAACCTGCGGGCGGGTGACCGCGTCCTGCTCACCGAGATGGAGCACCACTCCAACATCGTGCCCTGGCTCATCATGGCCGAGGAGCTCGGCCTCGAGCTGCGCTACCTCAACGTCGACGACGATGGGCAGCTGGCCCTGGACCATCTCGAGCGGCTGGCCGACGGCGTGAAGCTCGTCGGGGTGACGCTCATGTCCAACGTCCTCGGGACGATCAACCCGCTCGAGCGCATCGTCGAGGCGGCGCGGGCCAATGGCGCGGTCGTGGTGGGCGACGGGTCGCAATACGTCCCCCATGTCCCGACCGACGTGACCGAGCTCGGTTGTGACTTTCTCGCCTTCACCGGTCACAAGATGCTCGGGCCCACCGGGATCGGGGTCCTCTGGGGTCGCGAAGAGCTGCTCGAGGCGACGCCCCCCTTCCTGGGCGGGGGCTCCATGATCCGCGACGTGCGCCTCGACGGCTTCGAGCCGAACTCCCTGCCCTGGAAGTTCGAGGCGGGCACCCCGCCGATCGCCGAGGCCATCGGGCTGGGCGCGGCCGTCGATTACCTCGAGGCCCTGGGCATGGACGCGGTGCGCGCCCACGAGATCGAGCTGACGACCTACGCCCTCGAGACCCTGGGCAGGCGCCACGGCGACGCCCTGGTGATCCACGGACCTCGTGACCCGCTCCGACAGGGCGGACTGCTGTCGATCTCGTACAAGGACGTCCATCCGCACGACCTCTCCCAGGTGCTCGACCAGGCCGGGGTCTGCGTGCGCGCTGGCCACCACTGCGCCAAGCCCCTCATGCGCCGACTGGGCGTGAGCGGTACAGCCCGCGCCTCGCTGTACGTTTACAACGATGAGTCGGACGTCGACGCGCTGTCGGAGGCTCTGACCCAGGCCGAAGCGCTGTTCTTCTAGGAGCTTGCATGGCCGGACTCGAAGACCTGTACCGCGAGATCATCCTCGACCACTACCGCAACCCGAGGAACCGGGGTGAGCTGCCGTCACCACCGGCCCGCCGGGTGGAGGGCTTCAATCCGCTGTGCGGGGACGAGATCATCGTCTACCTCGACGTCGACGGCGGCACGATCGCCGACGTCAAGGTCAGCGGGCAGGGCTGCTCGATCAGCCAGTCCTCGGCGTCGATGATGTCCACCGTCGTCAAGGGTCGGTCGATCAACGAGGCTCGGGCGGTGATCAGAGCCTTCAAGGGACTCATGTCGGTACACGAGGCCCGCCTGGACGGCGAGGACAGCGACGGGAACGGCGCCGGCGCTCTCGGTGATGGCACCGAGCCCGAGGTCGCCCTCGGCGACCTGGCCGCGTTGCAGGGGGTCGTGAAGTTCCCGGTGCGGATCAAGTGCGCCACCCTGTCCTGGAACGCCCTGGCCCAGGGCCTCGACGAGCCCAGCCCCGCCTAGTCCTGGTCGCTTCGCCGCCCGGGCGCCCCAACCCCGCGCCGGCCGCGTGGGCTGCCCGCCGGCTATCCGCTCGAGGCCGCGTGGGCGAGGGCCTCGTCCCACGATGCACGCTCGCTCAGCAGCCGGCGGTACGCCATGAGGGGGCGGGGCGAGCTGAACGCCAGCGCGGCACTGAGCCGGCCCCTGTGCCCGTAGAGGGCAACGAAACGACGCTCCTCGACCGAGCCCCGGACCACCTGGACCTCGTCGCCCGGCCGCGGGTGGCCGACCAGCTGGATCTTCGTGTCGTACTGGTCCGACCAGAAGTACGGCACCGGGGCGTAGGCCTGCCCGCCACCCGGTCCGGCGAGCAGGTTCTGCGCCGCCACCACGCCCTGATCGGATGCGTTCGTCCAGTGCTCGACGCGCATCTCCTCCTCGAACAGCGGGTTGTGCCACCGAGCCACGTCGCCAGCGGCGTAGACACCCGGGGCGCCGGCGGCGCAACGCTCGTCGCAGACCACGCCGTTGTTGATCGACAGCCCTGAGGAGTCCAGCCAGGACGTGTTGGGCGTCACCCCCACGCCCACCACCACCACGTCGGCCTCGATGGCGGACCCGTCGGCCAGCCACACCTGCTCGACTCGTCCGTTGCCGTCGAATCCGGCGACCGCGGTGTCGCACCGGAGGTCCACCCCATGATCACGATGCAGCTCGCCGCACACGCCGCCGATCGCTTCGCCCAGCCCGTTGGCGAGGGGCACGGGCAGCGCCTCGAGGAGGGTCACATCGAGGCCACGCGAGCGCGCCGTCGCCGCCACCTCCGAGCCGATGAAGCCGGCACCGACAACGACCACCCGAGCCCCCTTCTCGAAGGCACGCCGAAGGCTCAGGCAGTCCTCGAGGGTCCGCAGCACGTGGACGCCGTCCAGGTCGGGCGTGTCGGGCAGGTGGCGGGGCCTCGCTCCGGTGGCGACGAGGAGACCGTCGAAGCCGAGGCGGGTCCCGCCGTGGAGCACCACCACCCGCTCGTCGAGGTCGAGGTCGGTCGCCGTGTGGCCGAGATGAGCCTCGACGTCGAGGGCGGCAAAGTCGTCCTCGTCCTCGAGCCAGATGCGGTCGGCCTCCCACGCACCGGCCAACACCTGCTTCGAGAGCGGCGGCCGGTCGTAGGGGAGGTGCTCCTCGGCACCGACCAGATGGAGGCGACCGTCGTAGCCGGCCCGGCGGAGCGTCTCCACCGCCCGCAGGCCGGCCAGAGACGCACCGACGACGACGATCGTCCCGAGCGCCCCGCCGCCCCGGGAAGCCGGCGCATCGGCACTGCCGGCTCGGGAAGCCGGCGCGACTGATGATCCCATCGGGCCGGCACCCTAGCGTCGGGCGCCGAACGTCAGATCACGAGGGCGTGATCTTGCCGTCGGTGGGGATGGAATCGTGCTGGCCGTTCTCTGTCGAGGGGCCGTTCTCTGTCGAGGAGCTGGCCTCCGCGTGTCCCGGACCGATGGCGCCGGCCGGCGCCTCGGCTCGATCGAGCGAGGGGGGTGCGCCCTGGGCGGCCCGCAGTGCCGTCTCGTAGTCGACCGTGGCGGCGTACAGCGCCTCGTCCTGCTCGCGCGTCGCTTCCCGCAGCTCCTCCGCCCGGCCCCGGGCGGCGGCGTCGAGAGACGCCTCGTAGGTCTTGGTGGCGTCGCGCACGGTCTCGGCTCGCGACTTGCTGGCATTCCTCATGGCCTCGGCCCGGGCAAGGGCCGCCTGTCGCACCGTAGCCGCCCGAGTGATCGCGCTCACCGCCGCCGTCTCGGCCGCACGCAACGCCTCCTCGTTGGCCGCCTGGGCCGCCACCATCTCCGCTTCGTACGCGTACTCGACGGCCTTGGTGGCCGATTCCTCCGCCGTTTCCAGCGCTTCCTGGTACCGGGTCTCGGCACGCCGTAGCGCCGCCGTCCGGTCCGCCTCGGCCCGCCGCACGGAACCGATGTGCTCGCCTGAGATCCGGCGCAGCGCGTCCGCCCGCGCGACCGTCGCGGCGCGCAGCGCCTCGGCCCGTGCGAGGGTCGCCACGCGCAGCGCTTCGGCCCGCTCGAGCTCGCTGTTGGCCACGTCCATCGTGGCGTGCATGGCCTTGTCGTACGCCTGGTCCGCAACCCGCAGGGCTTCTTCCTCGGCCTCCACGCCAGCGTCCAGGGGGATCACGTGCCTACCCATCGGCATCCTCCGGTTATCGCCCACAACACCAGAATGCC from Acidimicrobiales bacterium harbors:
- a CDS encoding SufS family cysteine desulfurase encodes the protein MDRVDSVDGGLLRADFPVLDRPREGPRLVYLDSASSSQKPRAVLETMDAYYESTYANVHRGLYSIAEESDRLFAEARGKIGRFIGAPAPDREVVFTKNATESLNLVAQAWGRRNLRAGDRVLLTEMEHHSNIVPWLIMAEELGLELRYLNVDDDGQLALDHLERLADGVKLVGVTLMSNVLGTINPLERIVEAARANGAVVVGDGSQYVPHVPTDVTELGCDFLAFTGHKMLGPTGIGVLWGREELLEATPPFLGGGSMIRDVRLDGFEPNSLPWKFEAGTPPIAEAIGLGAAVDYLEALGMDAVRAHEIELTTYALETLGRRHGDALVIHGPRDPLRQGGLLSISYKDVHPHDLSQVLDQAGVCVRAGHHCAKPLMRRLGVSGTARASLYVYNDESDVDALSEALTQAEALFF
- a CDS encoding SUF system NifU family Fe-S cluster assembly protein, coding for MAGLEDLYREIILDHYRNPRNRGELPSPPARRVEGFNPLCGDEIIVYLDVDGGTIADVKVSGQGCSISQSSASMMSTVVKGRSINEARAVIRAFKGLMSVHEARLDGEDSDGNGAGALGDGTEPEVALGDLAALQGVVKFPVRIKCATLSWNALAQGLDEPSPA
- a CDS encoding FAD-dependent oxidoreductase, with product MGSSVAPASRAGSADAPASRGGGALGTIVVVGASLAGLRAVETLRRAGYDGRLHLVGAEEHLPYDRPPLSKQVLAGAWEADRIWLEDEDDFAALDVEAHLGHTATDLDLDERVVVLHGGTRLGFDGLLVATGARPRHLPDTPDLDGVHVLRTLEDCLSLRRAFEKGARVVVVGAGFIGSEVAATARSRGLDVTLLEALPVPLANGLGEAIGGVCGELHRDHGVDLRCDTAVAGFDGNGRVEQVWLADGSAIEADVVVVGVGVTPNTSWLDSSGLSINNGVVCDERCAAGAPGVYAAGDVARWHNPLFEEEMRVEHWTNASDQGVVAAQNLLAGPGGGQAYAPVPYFWSDQYDTKIQLVGHPRPGDEVQVVRGSVEERRFVALYGHRGRLSAALAFSSPRPLMAYRRLLSERASWDEALAHAASSG